The following proteins come from a genomic window of Rutidosis leptorrhynchoides isolate AG116_Rl617_1_P2 chromosome 10, CSIRO_AGI_Rlap_v1, whole genome shotgun sequence:
- the LOC139870842 gene encoding uncharacterized protein: MKIPSHLGYYEGKDDPDDFINIFEGAARMSRWDTAVACHAFSYVLKSDARIWFDSLAKEYVSSFEDLKRLFRAKFSQQKKHKKNHVAAHSIKQKDGKASRAFLVRYTDEIQTQALVEHLSRDLPDTYEALLDKAYVWLDAKDTANSFVYEETQGFKRKEKPSHREEKSGRRNERNRFSPYRRENTPGILGTLVKSPKEILAIEKAAQAFKTPPKLNSKGKMRDTSKFCDFHNDFGHETDDCIQLRQAIEEAVRSGKLTHLVNGIRNPKALKQEPRTEEKKPNMDNAILTVAECFAVKKPGTYKRERKSGVIDWEEISFPALDTITPSDKSVTINGRIFEREVHRVYLDGGSACDIMYEHCFGQLSPIIKARLNPPKVPLIGFSGERCWPIREVDLDFTIGEPPLTRTEMLDFISGSSRLAAQHPARKSSHDENGDKCVYRTSIGEVLHIRRDWHSSFNL; encoded by the exons ATGAAGATACCATCCCACCTGGGGTATTACGAAGGAAAAGACGACCCCGATgattttataaatatcttcgaaGGTGCGGCTCGAATGTCAAGATGGGATACAGCTGTGGCTTGTCACGCGTTCTCATACGTGCTCAAAAGTGATGCAAGGATCTGGTTCGACTCTTTAGCAAAAGAGTACGTCTCCAGTTTCGAGGACCTTAAACGACTTTTTAGGGCGAAGTTTAGCCAGCAAAAGAAACACAAGAAGAATCACGTCGCTGCCCACAGTATCAAGCAAAAAGATGGTAAAGCTTCGAGGGCTTTTCTCGTTCGATATACGGACGAAATCCA GACCCAAGCATTGGTGGAACATCTCAGTCGGGATCTCCCTGACACTTACGAAGCATTACTAGACAAAGCATACGTTTGGCTTGACGCGAAAGACACTGCGAATAGCTTCGTGTACGAAGAAACTCAAGGCTTCAAGCGAAAAGAAAAACCAAGTCACCGTGAAGAGAAGTccggaagaagaaacgagcgaaatAGGTTCTCCCCTTATAGAAGGGAAAACACCCCTGGTATCCTCGGAACGCTGGTAAAGTCACCTAAAGAAATCCTAGCTATCGAAAAGGCCGCCCAAGCCTTCAAAACTCCACCAAAGCTCAATAGTAAAGGAAAAATGAGAGACACTAGTAAATTTTGTGACTTTCATAATGACTTCGGCCATGAAACGGACGACTGCATACAGTTAAGGCAAGCTATCGAAGAGGCAGTCAGATCTGGGAAACTAACACATTTAGTAAATGGCATACGCAATCCGAAGGCACTAAAGCAAGAGCCCAGAACCGAAGAAAAGAAACCGAATATGGACAACGCCATACTTACGGTCGCAGAATGCTTCGCAGTTAAGAAGCCAGGAACCTACAAGAGGGAAAGAAAGAGCGGAGTGATAGATTGGGAAGAGATCTCTTTCCCAGCACTTGACACGATCACTCCCTCCGACAAATCTGTCACAATCAATGGGCGAATCTTCGAGAGAGAGGTACACCGAGTGTACTTGGATGGTGGCAGCGCATGCGAtatcatgtatgaacattgcttcggCCAGCTTAGCCCCATCATTAAGGCTCGCCTGAACCCACCGAAGGTACCGCTAATTGGGTTCTCTGGAGAAAGATGCTGGCCAATCCGAGAGGTTGACCTCGACTTTACCATCGGAGAGCCACCACTGACCAGAACCGAAATGCTGGATTTTATTAGTGGTTCGAGCCGTCTCGCAGCACAACATCCAGCTAGGAAGAGTAGCCATGATGAAAATGGGGATAAATGCGTCTACCGTACATCAATTGGTGAAGTTCTACACATCCGAAGGGATTGGCACTCTAGCTTCAACCTATGA